The following is a genomic window from Parabacteroides johnsonii DSM 18315.
GACTATCCCGAGGCGGCCGATTACATACGCGGCTATGTAAAAGCAAATCAAATAAACAGCTATCTGGAACTGATCCAGAAGACGAAAGAACTATGTACCATCCCGGTTATCGCAAGCATCAACTGCTATAAATCGGATGCATGGGTCGAATTTGCCCGCCAGATCGAGTTGGCAGGAGCCGACGCCTTGGAACTGAACGTGTTCTTCTTGGAAACAGACCTCACGTACAACAGTGATAATATGCGCGATTTGTATGTCAATATTATCCGCAAAGTGAAAGAAACGGTTTCGATCCCTGTCATGATCAAAATGAGCAAAATGGTCGGTAATATTCCGGCTGTAGCCCATACGCTGACAGTAAACGGGGCGGACGGAATCGTCCTCTTCAACCGTTTTTACCAACCGGATATCGACATCAACAATATGCAAATAGTCTCAGGTAATGTCTTCAGTAATCATTCTGACTTGAGCGACACGCTTCGCTGGACAGCAATCGTTTCAGGTAAAATACCCGGAATCAGTATTGCTTCCTCTACCGGAGTACACGATTGGGAAGATGTCATCAAATGTTTACTCGCAGGAGCCGATGCCGTACAGATGTGTAGCGCCGTCTATACACATGGGGCAGAAATTATCTCACAGGTGCTCACCTGTATCGAAGAATGGATGCACCAGGCACATTACCAGTCGCTTGACCAGTTCAAAGGTAAACTAAACTATGCCAACATCCCCAATCCGGCGATGTATGAACGCTCACAGTTCATGAAATATTTCTCCAACAGAGATTAAACAAACGATACTTCGTCATCCGACAAAATTATTTCAAAGGGGCTGTGTCAATTCCCTTGTTCCTGTGTCAAGTACGGGGCAAGAGAATTGGCACAGCCCCTTTTACAACAGAAAACAACACATATTTTTGTAAAAAAGATGATCCGGATAAAATATTTTCCACTAAACATTATTTATATTGAAAATATTATATATCTTTGTACCCATCAATAACATATAAGAATATGGAACCAATTTGTGCGATCAAAGATATATACAAAATTTTATATCAGTTCGAGAAAACCTTTGCGGAAGTACACGATATTACAATCAACGAGGCCATGTTGCTCTGCTGCCTGAAAGACGGAGAAACGAAATCGGCCGGTATGATCTGTGAATATATAGGCCTGTCCAACTCACGCGTTTCGAAAGTCATCACAGCCGTAGAGAATAAAGGTTATATCCGCCGCAACATCAACAAAAACGACAAACGGCAGATGTTCTTCTCCCTCACCCCTAACGGAAAAGAGAAAATACAGAAGATGATGAATGCAGAACTGTGTTTCGACGAATTGTTCGAGAAACTGAAAACTTGTATGGAAAAAGGTTAACCCCTTTTTTACCCCAATATTTTCTATTAACAAATATGTATAATATAAATAATACTTTTACAACATGAACTACCTGATTATCGGAGGAGTAGCCGGAGGAGCTACCGTTGCAGCACGTCTGCGCAGAATGGATGAAAAAGCCAATATCGTCCTGTTCGAACGAGGAAAATATGTATCGTATGCAAACTGCGGTCTACCTTATTATATAGGTGACACGATTAATAACCGGGAAAAGCTATTCGTACAGACAGTGAAAGGTTTCACTGATCGTTTCCGGATCGACATCCGCACAGAACAAGAGGTAACCGCCATCCGTCCGGATAAAAAAGAAGTGGAAGTCAAGAACCTATCCACTGGTGAAATTTACACCGAAACATACGACAAACTGGTACTTTCACCGGGAGCCGAACCGCTCCGACCGGGTATCGAAGGGATCGGAAGCAAGAAGATATTCACTCTCCGTAATGTGCCGGACACCGATACGATCAAGAATTACATCAATATCGAAAAGCCGAAACGCGCTATCGTTGTGGGGGGAGGCTTTATCGGACTGGAAATGGCGGAAAACCTGCACGATTTGGGTATCCAGGTCGACGTGGTGGAAATGGCTAACCAAGTAATGGCTCCGTTAGACTTCTCGATGGCGGCAATCGTACATCAGCAACTAACCGATAAGGGAGTCGGGTTACATTTGGAAGATGGTGTCAGCCGCTTTGAAGAAAAAGACGGTGGTGTGACCGTACACCTCCGTAGTGGCAAACAGATCGCTACCGACATGGTTTTACTGAGCATTGGGGTACGTCCGGAAACCAAACTGGCAAAAGAGGCCGGACTCGCCATCGGAGAACGGGGCGGTATTGCCGTAAACGACTATATGCAAACTTCCGATGCCGACATATATGCCCTCGGCGATGCCACGGAAGTAAAAAATCTCGTTACCGGACAGCCCTCTCTCATCCCTCTGGCAGGACCAGCCAATAAACAGGGACGCATCGTGGCGGACAATATCATATTCGGTAATAAAAAGAAATATGCAGGTTCGATCGGAACTTCCATCGCCAAAGTCTTCGACCTGACAGTCGCCGCCACCGGTGCTAATGCCAAGCTGCTACAACGGAACAACATTCCCTACACCTCTTCTTATACACACGGAGCGTCGAATGCCGGCTACTACCCCGGAGCTGTTCCGATGTCGATTAAAATTCTGTTTGATCCGGAAAACGGCAAACTCTTAGGCGCCCAAATAGTTGGCTTCAACGGAGTAGACAAACGCATCGAAATGCTGGAACAGGTGATCCAACGAGGAGGAACCATCTATGACCTGACAGAGCTGGAACATGCATACGCTCCTCCTTATTCGTCAGCAAAAGATCCGGTAAACATGGCTGGATTCGTAGCTGAAAACATATTGAAAGGAAAATCGCAAATCATCCAGTGGCGCGAACTCGCCGAACTGCCTGCCGACACAATCCGGATCGATGTCCGTACGCGCGACGAACACAAATTAGGATCAATCCCCGGATTCATCAACATACCGGTTGACGAGCTGAGAGAACACCTGGACGAACTGCCGAAAGATAAACTGATCATTGTCAGTTGTGCAGTCGGGCTTCGTGGCTATTTAGCCTACCGCATCTTGGTACAGAACGGTTTCAAGAATGTGCGCAATCTATCCGGCGGATACAAGACATGGAGTGTGGCGACCGCCCCTGTCAAGGAGGTTGCCCCCTGCAATCCGGGATCATCGGAAGGTGCAAACTGTGAATGTTCCGCTATCCCCACACTGAAGGTAGATGCTTGCGGACTGATGTGCCCGGGTCCCGTAATGCAACTGAAAAAGAATTACGAAACACTGAAAACCGGCGAGCAACTCCAGATAACCGCTACCGACCAGGCGTTCGGTAAAGATGTCGCCTCTTGGTGCAAAGTGACAGGTGCCGAACTGGTTGCGCTGGAAAACAAGAACGGAGTCGTTGCCGCCACCATCCGCAAACAAGAAAAGACAGCCCCCCACGCAAGCGTGCAGAATAATGCCGATAACAAGACACTGATCGTATTCAGTGATGACTTGGATAAAGCGCTGGCCTCTTTCGTCATTGCCAACGGAGCAGCTTCGACCGGCAAAAAGGTAACGATGTTTTTCACCTTCTGGGGATTGAACGTAATCAAGAAGCAACAAAAACCGGCCGTCTCCAAAGATATTTTCGGCAAGATGTTCGGCTGGATGCTTCCGGCACACAGCGGCAAGCTCAAACTATCTAAAATGAACATGGGAGGTGCCGGTAGCTGGATGATGCGCCTTATCATGAAGCAAAAGCGGATCGACAGTCTGGAAAGCCTGATCCAACAAGCCGTAGACAACGGCGTGGAAATGATTGCCTGCACCATGAGCATGGATGTGATGGGCGTGCAAAAAGAAGAGTTGATGGACAATGTTACGCTAGGCGGCGTAGCTTCTTATCTCGAACGAGCCGAGGAAGCGAATGTAAACCTGTTCATCTAAAAAGACATTATTACAAAAAAGTCAATCTTCATGGCGACAAAGACGGTCGTCGCAGAAATGAAGATTGACTTCCCCTATAATGACGACCGTCTTCGTGCTGATGAAGTCAACCTTCGCGGCAACGAAGACGGTCGTGTTTTTTTAATACGAATATTTACTTAATCATATCAAATCCCGTATACGGAACCAACGCCTTCGGAATGCGGATGCCTTCGGGTGTCTGATTGTTTTCGAGTAAGGCTGCAACGATACGCGGCAAAGCCAATGCACTTCCATTCAGAGTATGGCAGAGCTGTGTCTTTTTGTTTTCGTCGCGATAACGACATTTCAAGCGGTTTGCCTGGTAATTGTCAAAGTTAGAAACCGAGCTTACCTCCAACCAACGTTTCTGGGCTTCCGAATAAACTTCAAAATCGAAACACAGAGCAGCCGTAAAACTCATATCGCCACCACAAAGACGTAAAATACGGTAAGGAAGTTCCAATTTCTGAAGCAGACCTTCCACGTGATCCAACATTTCCTGATGAGACTGTTTGGAGTGTTCAGGTTTATCGATACGAACTAATTCCACTTTGGAGAACTCATGCAAACGGTTCAGTCCGCGCACATCTTTTCCGTATGAGCCGGCTTCGCGACGGAAACACTGCGTATAGGCACAATTCTTGATCGGCAACTGCTTTTCGTCGAGGATAACATCACGATAGATATTAGTGACCGGGACTTCGGCTGTCGGGATCAAATAAAGATCATCCACTTCGCAATGATACATCTGTCCTTCCTTGTCAGGCAACTGGCCCGTACCATAACCGGAAGCAGCATTCACAACTGTCGGCGGCATAATTTCCGTATAACCGGATTTACGGGCTTCATCCAGGAAGAAGTTAATCAGCGCACGCTGCAACTGTGCACCTTGTCCTTTGTAAACCGGAAAACCGGCACCTGTGATCTTCACACCCAAGTCAAAATCGATCAGGTCATATTTCTTTGCCAATTCCCAATGAGGCAGTGCGTCTTTCGGCAGTTCAGTTTCCATACCGCCCATCTTTTCCACCTTATTGTCGTCAGCTCCCACACCTTCAGGAACTTCATCGTAAGGAACATTCGGGATTGTATAGAGCAAGTTCTGCATATCTTCGGCCGCCTGATCCATCTCAGCCTGGATAGCTTTATTGGCTTCCTTGATCTCGGCAACACGTTGCTTGGCAGTTTCGGCCTCCTCTTTTTTACCTTCTTTCATCAGCATACCGATGGTTTTCGAAGTCTGGTTCACCTCTGCCAGGTTTTTATCTAATTGATTTTGCGCACCACGTCTTTTATCGTTCAATTCGATCACTTTTGCGATGCTTTCCTGTGCACCTTTAAAGTGTTTCTTTTCCAGACCACGAATCACCCGGTCTGTCTCTTCCGTAATTACTTTAAGCGTCAACATACTTTAATGATGTTTTTTTATTTGAGTTGCAAAGATAAGCAAGATTTATGATTTATCATCGACGCATAAATCATAATTCATAATTCATAAATCACAAATTCTTCACCCGCCCGCCTGTAAGCCATGACCGGACATAATAAGGTTCACTCAGGCTGCTGACAATCACGCCACTCGAAGTGCTGGTATGAATAAACTTTCCGTTTTTCAGATAAATACCAACATGATTGGGCACTTTCTTCCTTCCCTTGCCTGTCCGAAAAAAGACCAGATCGCCTTCCTTCAGGCTGGCACGATTGACTTTCTTGCAATTGTGCTTCAGCATATCGGCCGACGAACGTGCTAACTGCTTTCCATACACTTCACGAAATACGATCGCCACAAAACCGGAACAGTCCACACCTTTCTTTGTCAACCCTCCCATCCGGTGAGGGACACCTAACCATTTGGCTCCTTCATTGTACAAAAATATATTATCATCCGGAGTCAGACGAACACCATAGAGGCGAGAAAGTTCTTTCGGTCCCTTGAAATCTGCCGGCAAGGCTACACGCTGTTTCTTGCTGCCACACGACGTAAGCGTCAAAACAAACAACAGTATCCAAAAGAAAAACAGGTTATATTTTTTATGAATCATAACGATTTTGCATGTTAAGAATATGTTCTACAAATATAGTATATTCCTACGATAATTCTTACCCTCTCCATCAATCCCAACAGGAGGTAGAGACTTCTTCCTCACACGCATATCCAAACGCCAAGTCTTCATCATCATAGCCAAAGGCGAATAAAGAACAAACTATTCGGATGCCTCCAACATTTGTACAAAGTATGTCAAAACTTCTTAACTAAAAAAGCGGTACCCCCTTTCGGAGATACCGCTTTCCTTATCTTAAAAATGTCTTCCTTATGCTTCTGCTACCACTTCTTTTACAGAAACGAAAGAACGGTTTTCTTTGCCTCTACGGAAAGTTACTACGCCATCAACCAATGCATACAACGTATGATCTTTACCGATACCTACGTTTTCACCCGGATGATGAACTGTTCCTCTCTGACGAACGATGATGTTGCCAGCTTTAGCAACTTCGCCACCGAAAAGCTTAACACCTAATCTCTTACTTTGTGATTCACGGCCGTTCTTAGAACTACCCACACCTTTCTTATGTGCCATTTCTTCTTTTCTCCTTTAAACGTTAAGCAACAATTTCTTTTACACTCACTTCAGTGAACTGCTGACGGTGACCGTTCAGTTTACGATAACCTTTTCTTCTCTTCTTGTGGAAGATCAGCACTTTATCACCTTTTACCAGCGGAGACAGTACTTCGCATACTACCTTTGCGCCTTCTACGGTAGGAACACCTACTTTAACTTCACCATTGTTGTCAACCAACAATACTTTTTCAAATTCCACAACAGCACCGCTTTCTGCGTTCTGAATGTGATGAACGAACAACTTCTTTCCTTCTTCAGCCTTGAACTGCTGTCCGTTAATTTCTACGATTACGTACATCTGTCTTTTATATTTAAACAGGTTATGTCCCGGAGGTGGATACACTTCTAAGCATCACTTGTTTACCTCCTGCAGAATTCAGAGCGCAAAATTACGGTTTCTTGACGTATCATCCAAATCTTTTTGAAACTATTTTCCAAAATGATAGCTTCCCGAACCGATCTCGATTTCCATATATCCTTCTGTTGCCGAAACTCTACGCACGCCCGGCAAATGGCCGACCGTCACATTATATTTCTTCGGAATCCGGACGATTGCCGACGTATTACCCGGCAACGTGATATCCCAGCTAAAGTCGCCCCCCTTCTTGGTCCATGCACTCTTGATCTCTCCGTACACCGAACCGTAAGAAGCGGAAACTTCGTCAAGGCCATCAGGGAAAACAGGCTCCATCACCAACTTTTTGAAACCGACTGCATCAGGAGCGCATTTGATACCGGCCAGGTCTTCATAGTACCAGATCAGCAGGTCGCCGAGCAACATCACATGGTTGGCGGAGTTCATGGCCGGATTAGCCGTATCACCGTTCCAAAGTTCCCAAATAGTTGTCGCACCGTTCTTGATCATATATCCCCAACTCGGATACGTCTCGTTCGTCAATATCTTATAGGCCATATCGACACGCCCGTACTCAGTCAGTCCGCGCATCAGGTGCTGGATTCCCAAGACTCCGGTACTTACATGCCCGTTAAAATCCCCCTCCGTCTTTTTCATGATATTACTGAAAACCTTCCCTTCATACCCTTCCGGCACAAGTCCGAG
Proteins encoded in this region:
- a CDS encoding FAD-dependent oxidoreductase encodes the protein MNYLIIGGVAGGATVAARLRRMDEKANIVLFERGKYVSYANCGLPYYIGDTINNREKLFVQTVKGFTDRFRIDIRTEQEVTAIRPDKKEVEVKNLSTGEIYTETYDKLVLSPGAEPLRPGIEGIGSKKIFTLRNVPDTDTIKNYINIEKPKRAIVVGGGFIGLEMAENLHDLGIQVDVVEMANQVMAPLDFSMAAIVHQQLTDKGVGLHLEDGVSRFEEKDGGVTVHLRSGKQIATDMVLLSIGVRPETKLAKEAGLAIGERGGIAVNDYMQTSDADIYALGDATEVKNLVTGQPSLIPLAGPANKQGRIVADNIIFGNKKKYAGSIGTSIAKVFDLTVAATGANAKLLQRNNIPYTSSYTHGASNAGYYPGAVPMSIKILFDPENGKLLGAQIVGFNGVDKRIEMLEQVIQRGGTIYDLTELEHAYAPPYSSAKDPVNMAGFVAENILKGKSQIIQWRELAELPADTIRIDVRTRDEHKLGSIPGFINIPVDELREHLDELPKDKLIIVSCAVGLRGYLAYRILVQNGFKNVRNLSGGYKTWSVATAPVKEVAPCNPGSSEGANCECSAIPTLKVDACGLMCPGPVMQLKKNYETLKTGEQLQITATDQAFGKDVASWCKVTGAELVALENKNGVVAATIRKQEKTAPHASVQNNADNKTLIVFSDDLDKALASFVIANGAASTGKKVTMFFTFWGLNVIKKQQKPAVSKDIFGKMFGWMLPAHSGKLKLSKMNMGGAGSWMMRLIMKQKRIDSLESLIQQAVDNGVEMIACTMSMDVMGVQKEELMDNVTLGGVASYLERAEEANVNLFI
- the serS gene encoding serine--tRNA ligase, coding for MLTLKVITEETDRVIRGLEKKHFKGAQESIAKVIELNDKRRGAQNQLDKNLAEVNQTSKTIGMLMKEGKKEEAETAKQRVAEIKEANKAIQAEMDQAAEDMQNLLYTIPNVPYDEVPEGVGADDNKVEKMGGMETELPKDALPHWELAKKYDLIDFDLGVKITGAGFPVYKGQGAQLQRALINFFLDEARKSGYTEIMPPTVVNAASGYGTGQLPDKEGQMYHCEVDDLYLIPTAEVPVTNIYRDVILDEKQLPIKNCAYTQCFRREAGSYGKDVRGLNRLHEFSKVELVRIDKPEHSKQSHQEMLDHVEGLLQKLELPYRILRLCGGDMSFTAALCFDFEVYSEAQKRWLEVSSVSNFDNYQANRLKCRYRDENKKTQLCHTLNGSALALPRIVAALLENNQTPEGIRIPKALVPYTGFDMIK
- a CDS encoding C40 family peptidase codes for the protein MIHKKYNLFFFWILLFVLTLTSCGSKKQRVALPADFKGPKELSRLYGVRLTPDDNIFLYNEGAKWLGVPHRMGGLTKKGVDCSGFVAIVFREVYGKQLARSSADMLKHNCKKVNRASLKEGDLVFFRTGKGRKKVPNHVGIYLKNGKFIHTSTSSGVIVSSLSEPYYVRSWLTGGRVKNL
- a CDS encoding MarR family winged helix-turn-helix transcriptional regulator, giving the protein MEPICAIKDIYKILYQFEKTFAEVHDITINEAMLLCCLKDGETKSAGMICEYIGLSNSRVSKVITAVENKGYIRRNINKNDKRQMFFSLTPNGKEKIQKMMNAELCFDELFEKLKTCMEKG
- the rpmA gene encoding 50S ribosomal protein L27, with amino-acid sequence MAHKKGVGSSKNGRESQSKRLGVKLFGGEVAKAGNIIVRQRGTVHHPGENVGIGKDHTLYALVDGVVTFRRGKENRSFVSVKEVVAEA
- a CDS encoding dihydroorotate dehydrogenase-like protein, translated to MIDIKTQYAGLTLRNPLIVGSSGLTNNAERNKEFEKAGAGAIVLKSLFEEQIEMQSDVLMQESDYPEAADYIRGYVKANQINSYLELIQKTKELCTIPVIASINCYKSDAWVEFARQIELAGADALELNVFFLETDLTYNSDNMRDLYVNIIRKVKETVSIPVMIKMSKMVGNIPAVAHTLTVNGADGIVLFNRFYQPDIDINNMQIVSGNVFSNHSDLSDTLRWTAIVSGKIPGISIASSTGVHDWEDVIKCLLAGADAVQMCSAVYTHGAEIISQVLTCIEEWMHQAHYQSLDQFKGKLNYANIPNPAMYERSQFMKYFSNRD
- the rplU gene encoding 50S ribosomal protein L21 codes for the protein MYVIVEINGQQFKAEEGKKLFVHHIQNAESGAVVEFEKVLLVDNNGEVKVGVPTVEGAKVVCEVLSPLVKGDKVLIFHKKRRKGYRKLNGHRQQFTEVSVKEIVA